AAAAGGCAACCTTGCAGTCAACCTCCGATCCCCCATTGGCACATCCGCCCGAGCCTTTGAATACGTCTCTGCAGCCGATCTTCTGAACGGCAATGTCCCTGCAAAAAAATTCACAAATAAAATTGTCTTTATCGGTGCTTCAGCATCCGGATTGAACGATATCCATCATGTACCGGGTGATTATGTTTTTCCCGGTGTTGAATTTCACGCCCATGTTGTGGACAATATCCTCAGTAAAAACTTTCTGATCAATCCCCAATGGAGCACAGGGGCGGAACTAGGAATCATTATATTCATCGGCCTGACTGTCGCGTTTCTTTTTTTCCGATTCGGCGTGAGGGTAGCCCTGCTGACATTCATCATCAGCGGCATAGGTCTCTTTCATGGTAGCAAACTCATCTTTTCCTCCAGCGGCATTTTTCTTTCACCGCTTTACCCATTCCTCGTTATCCTGCTTAATTTTTCTTTGATCTATCCCATCAAACTGTATCGCTCAGAACGGAAACGACGAAAAAAAAAGCAAGAAATCGCCCTTATGCAGGAGGCTATCCTTGAAATTATTACAGCCCTGACAGAAGCTCGGGACCAGGAAACAGGCGGACACATCAGAAGAACCCAGGGATATATTCAAATTATGGCTGTAGAACTCCAGAAAACAGAAAAATATAAAGAAGTACTTACCCCTGAAGAAATCGAAGTCATCTGCAAAGTTGCTCCACTCCATGATGTCGGCAAGATAGGGGTTCCAGACAATATCCTGCTCAAGCCGGGTAAGCTGAGCGCCAAGGAGTTTGAGGAAATCAAAAAGCACACGTATTACGGCAAAAAAATTATCGAAACGGCATTACATAGGGTCGGCAGTAACTACTTTTTGGAAAAAGCCCTAGAAATCGTTTATACTCATCAAGAAAAATGGGATGGAAAGGGATATCCTCAGGGTCTTGCCGGTGAAGAAATCCCTCTTGCCGGACGCATAATGGCCATCGCAGATGTCTACGATGCATTAACCTCAACACG
This is a stretch of genomic DNA from Candidatus Electrothrix rattekaaiensis. It encodes these proteins:
- a CDS encoding CHASE2 domain-containing protein → MPTLIVTVLSISSPPILSGINLKIYDYYLLLSRSPASADAPLIVNIDEKSLEEYGQWPWPRFLVAELLEKIRLDEPLAVGVDIMFSEPDRTSLAELYKNIEKIFNINISEAQKIPEHLRDNDLLLADVLQRGNFVTSLYFTFDEQIPNHRCTVHPLNIATQVIGNPAESQKVLGQANNVICNLPIFTNAVSWNGFLNVEADPDGILRRVPLLMKYQGKIYPHLSLATLIAALHPETLLFKISQNGTSGLVLNDRFIPLDQKGNLAVNLRSPIGTSARAFEYVSAADLLNGNVPAKKFTNKIVFIGASASGLNDIHHVPGDYVFPGVEFHAHVVDNILSKNFLINPQWSTGAELGIIIFIGLTVAFLFFRFGVRVALLTFIISGIGLFHGSKLIFSSSGIFLSPLYPFLVILLNFSLIYPIKLYRSERKRRKKKQEIALMQEAILEIITALTEARDQETGGHIRRTQGYIQIMAVELQKTEKYKEVLTPEEIEVICKVAPLHDVGKIGVPDNILLKPGKLSAKEFEEIKKHTYYGKKIIETALHRVGSNYFLEKALEIVYTHQEKWDGKGYPQGLAGEEIPLAGRIMAIADVYDALTSTRPYKIPVEHEKAVAIMGAESGTHFDPELIEIFLKVHENFRKISLQYAESAKSTRAAQNAKKLRTPQGTP